GATGGCACGGGCAATAGCTACGCGCTGGCACTGACCACCGGAAAGCTGTGTGGGGAAATGATTCATGCGGTGGCTTAATCCCACCTTCTCCAGCACTTCCTGTGCCAGCCGTTTGCGTTCGCTGTTACCGACACGGCGATAGAGCAGCGGCAGTTCCACATTATCCATTACATTCAGCGAATTTATCAGATGGAAAGACTGAAAAACGAAACCAAGTGTCTTGTTACGGAAAGCTGCCAGTTCCTTGTCCTTCATCCCTTGGGTGCGGATTCCGTTTATTTCTATCGTTCCCATTGTAGGCGCGTCGAGCAGTCCCATTATATTCAGCAAAGTAGATTTTCCACATCCTGAAGGCCCCATTATACTCAGAAATTCGCCACGCTCTACCGTCAGATTCACATTTTCCAACGCTACCGTTTCAATCTCGTCCGTACGGTAAATTTTGGAAAGAGAGTTCAGTGTTATCATAACTTCTTGTATTTAGCTTATTTAATCTTCAATTTATTCTTGTTCTTATATGCACTCATGTCGTTGACAACCACTTTATCACCCGGCTGCAAACCACTTATTACTTCTACATATTCAAAGTTGGAATCTCCCAGTTGTACTTTACGTTTTACCAGTTCGCTGTCCGAGTCGTAGACAAACAATTCGTATTCGCCGCGTCCCACATAATAAGAGCCATTAGCAATGCGCATCACATCTTCTTTCACAGCGTTCATCACATAGACATCTGTCTTC
The DNA window shown above is from Bacteroides faecium and carries:
- a CDS encoding ABC transporter ATP-binding protein — translated: MITLNSLSKIYRTDEIETVALENVNLTVERGEFLSIMGPSGCGKSTLLNIMGLLDAPTMGTIEINGIRTQGMKDKELAAFRNKTLGFVFQSFHLINSLNVMDNVELPLLYRRVGNSERKRLAQEVLEKVGLSHRMNHFPTQLSGGQCQRVAIARAIIGNPEIILADEPTGNLDSRMGAEVMELLHRLNKEDGRTIVMVTHNEEQAKQTSRTIRFFDGRQVR